In the genome of Nitrospira sp., the window CGATGAACTCGTCTCAGTCAACACCTGATACTTGCCCATAACCGAGGCATCGCCCAATCCAACGACACCCTCCCGTGCGTTAACCACGGTACGTCCGCCCGATGTCACCTGGTAGGCGTACCCTGTTCCCTTGAGCGCCCTTCGATCAGGGGCCAGGCCGGTCGTCGCCCGCTCAACCGCCGAGATCATGCCGTCCATGATGCCCCGATAGCGGTTCACTATCGGTACTTCCACGGCCATCTCCAGCCGCTCGGTCACTCCATAGCGGAGAAACAATCCTGACCGGATACTCTCAAACTTCATCGTGACTGACGTCTGCGGGGTAGCATCGGAAAAGATGTTGGCGGTATTGGCGAGTTCGATACGGAGATCGAGGGATCCTGGCTTCAAGACCGCCGCGCGATCGCCGGGCATTCCAAGCACTAATTGGTACACCGGCTGAAAATTTCTCACGGGGAACGGTCCAAACCCCTCAGCCAACACAAGCTGAGGGCTCACCCCACCAGTCAGCGCAATACTCGCGAACAGGATGGCGAATAGAATCTGGCCCCACGACATCCTGCAACTCGCTTCCTAGTAGGGAAAATCAAGACCGGCGAAAATCGCACCGCCTTCACGACTGAATCCATAATCGAGGCGACCCACGACATTCGGCCGTACAATACCGCGGATGCCGAGCCCCGGAGTCATCCGGTAATCTTTGACACTGACATCTTTGAAATTCCCGAAGACCTGACCTGTATCAAGGAACGGGGCCAATTCAAAATCCGCCATGACACCCGCCAGTCTGGTGCGGGCGATATGGATCCGCTCTTCGATGCTCACGGAGATCAGATGCTTGTCGATGTAACGGTCGACGCCGAAGCCGCGGAGATTGTTCTGCCCGCCCAGCGAGCTTTGTTCGAAGAATGGCACCTGCGTGCCGATCGTGGCCTGCAAATTTGCCCGCACGACAAGAATGGCCCGCTTGGATTCGCTGGGAAACAGCTTCTTGATGTCGAGTTCATAACGCGAATACACCGGATGCTCACCGTTCCTCACATTCTGATTCAACTCCGCATACGCGGTTACGGCCATCCCATCCGTCGGTGTCACCAGATTGTTGCGCGTGTCATAGTGAAAACTAACACGGTGCCCGACGATCGTCGATTGCCCCTTGACACCGTCCACATCCCCGAACCGCTCACCGGTAAACGGAAGGTTGGTGGCCCCGCGCTGAAGCTGCACATCACGAACACGCTGAGCCAGCGCAATCTGCGTCACCTCGTTCATATAGACGCCGAACCGCCAGTTTGCCCGTATTTCCCGGGCAGTGTAATTGGTCTCATTGCCTTCGATGGAATCCTGCCCGGGGCCGAAAAACCGGGACGTGGCGTTCTTGAAAAACGACCCGCCGAACTGCAGAAAGTACCGCCCGTTGCTGAAGGCGGGATCCAGATAGTTAAACACGAGCTTGCGCTCGATCTTCTCCGTGAACGAGCCGATAAACTGAATTTGCCGCCCGCCCGGCTCGTACTGAAAGAAATTGAAGGCCCCTCTGGTTCCGACAATCGAATTCCGAATCACCATGGGGGCCATCAAATACTTCAGTTCCCCGTCAGGGTCGGTGATCAAAATCGGCATGATCAGCCCGAGATCGTTGCCGTCGTTGCGCGTCGTAGAGACCGACGGAACGGGGATGACTTGCGTGTCGGCCCAGGCGGACACGAGACACACCGCGGCCGTCCCTGCCCACAGGCAGACGATCAAACTAACAAGTCGACGCAGGGAGGACATGAACAGGCTGCCTGACTGGTCTTACGGAGATTTGAGCTTATCGGATTTTTTCCGGAGCTGATCGACAAGATCGGGGTAGGACGACGCACGAAGGATCTTGGTAAATTGCCCGCGATAGTTGTTCACCAAACTCACACCATCGACCACGACATCGTACACCCGCCAGTCCGTGCCCCGGTTGATGAGACGATAGTCGAGCGGGATTTCCGTTTTCCCCGAGAGGATCTTGGTCCGCACTTCGGCATAGTCTTTTTCGGTTCGTTCATTCAGATACTGCACGCCTTCACCGGAATAGGACTCCACTTTTTCTGCGTACGAACTGGTCAGGAGCGTCTGAAACAGGGACACGAATTCCTGCTTATCTTGATCTGAAAGCTGGTTCCAGGGGGCTCCGAGCGCCCGGCGCGACATTTCCTGATAATCAAACCGCTCGGCCACCACTTTCTCCAGCAACGATCGCCGCTCTTCAGCCTTGGCCGTCTGCTTCAAATCCTTATCGCGAATGATGCGCAGCACCTCGTCGATCGTGCCCTTCATCGAATCCGTCGGAGGCCCGGCAAGGGCCTGCGATAATTCAACCCCGAGAGAAAGGCAGATCCCCACCAGACCGACCGCGGCCAACCGGCCGACCGGTCGCATTACCGACCCCGCTCGCCCCAATGCATTGTGCGTCACCATACGACACTCCTGTATATACATCACGCCACGAAATTCCCCAGGGGAAATCGAAGCAATCAGTTCACCTTACCATGGACATATTGACTCACCAACTCTTCAAGGTCCAAGCCGGACTCAGTATCTCGAATGGTGTCGCCGGGTTTCAAGGGATCGCCGCCGCCGCCCGGCGACAACGCCAAAAACTTCTCCCCGATAATTCCTCTCGTCTTGATCGACGCAATGGTATCCGTATAGAGCTTCACCCCGTTGCCGACGGCGAGCGTGACGATCGCGCGATCCTCTTTGAGCGCAATGCCCCTGACACGCCCCACCTCCACGCCGGCAATTTCAATGGTCGCGCCAGACTTCAAGCCGGTCGCGGTATTGAACAGCGCGGTCACTTCATATAGGTCGCCGCCGATCACCTCCAGCTTGCCCAGCTTGATGGAGAGATAGCCCAGACACAAAATCCCGACCAGGACAAACGCGCCGACCACCAGTTCGAGCTTGGTATTTTCCATCGCCATACTCCCGTTACGAGCTTGCAGCGGCGCCGGACAGCACGACCGGCCCCCCGACTGAAATAAATTCCTGAATCTCCGGATCTGTCGTTCGAATGAATTCGGCAGGCGGGGCCATCACCGCAATCCGTCCCTGTTTCAAGATGGCGACATAATCGGACAGGAAGAAAATCTCCGGGATCTCATGACTGACCATGACCGCCGTAAATCCGAAGGTCCGCTGCGTCGCCGTAATCAACTCATGAATGGCCTTCGCCATCAACGGATCCAGTCCCGTGGTCGGCTCATCGAACAAGACAATCTCAGGCCGCATCACTAAGGCGCGGGCCAAGCCGGCGCGCTTCCGCATTCCTCCGCTGAGCTCTGCCGGAAATTTGTGCCCCATGCCGGCCAATCCGACCTGTTCGAGCATCTCGTTCACCCGCGCCGCCACTTCCGGCCCCTTCATGCGCAGCTTTTCTTTCAATGGAAAGGCCACGTTCTCAAAAACGGACATCGAGTCGAACAGCGCCGCCCCCTGAAACAACATCGAAAACCGCTTCCGCACTTCATTCAACGGCTGGCCGCGCAGGCGGGAAATATCGACATCGCCGACCCAGACCTGTCCCTCGTCCGGTTGCAGCAGCCCGATCATGTGCTTCAACAGCACACTCTTCCCCTCACCGCTGCGTCCGATAATGGTCGTCAACTTCCCGGCCGGAATCGTCAGGTCAACTCCCCGCAACACGGGCTGGGTTCCCAACGTTTTTTTCACACCGACAAGCTTGAGCATGCTTACAACAAGATCGACGTCAGAAAATAATCCCACACCAGGATCACCACAGAAGACAACACCACCGCCTCCGTCGTCGCCGAGCCCAATCCCTCGGCACTCATACGGGTATAGAAGCCCTTGTAGCAACAGACCCAGCTGATGATCAATCCGAAGCTGATGGATTTGAGAATTCCGCCGTAGACATCTTTCCATTCGACGGCAGACTCGATCGACGTCCAGTAGGATCCGGCATTCACGCCGAGGAGATCCACGCCGACCAGATACCCACCGTAGATTCCGACGACGTCGAAGAGGGCCACCAGCAACGGGACTCCGATCAACCCTCCGACCACCTTCGGCGCAATGAGATACTGGAGCGGATTGATGGCCATGGTGTCGAGGGCATCGATCTGTTCCGTGATGCGCATGATGCCGATTTCAGCGGTCATGGCCGAACCGGCCCGAGCCGTCACCATCAACGCCGCCAACACCGGTCCGAGCTCTCGAATCATGCTCAACGCAACGGCCGACCCGAGCAATCCCTCGGAGCCGAACTTCCGCAAGGTGTAATAACCTTGAAGGGCGAGTACCATGCCGGTGAATCCGGCCGTCAACACGACGACAAAGGTGGATTTATATCCGATGAAGTGCAGCTGTTTGACGAACTGGATGAACCGGAATGGCGGTCGCACCAGCCACCCGAACGATGACACGAGGAAAATGAGCATGCGGCCCATTTCCCGGACATACTTCAAGACCAGCCGCCCTATCGCTTCGAGCATCGTCATGGCGTCATCGTCATGTGTGAATCCGGCCTGACTCCGAAACGAGCATGGACTACGATCCGCAGACTATTCGTGAGCGCCGCCGCCGCGATGGCACTCTGTTTCCGCAACCGGTTGAGCCCCAGCAGACTCGACGGATGCGCAAGCAAAGCCCCTACGCCTTTTACCCACCCAGTGGGCCTGAGAAAGAGATTGAAGTCAAGAGGCAGTTCTTCCATCAATAAATCCGATACCGACCGCACGATGAGAAATGGCACCTGAGCCGCCTTCGCCTCACTCGCTATCGCCGCGCTCTCCATATCCAGCCCCGTCGCGCGCGTTTGTTCTGCCAAGGCCACTTTCTCCGCAGCACGGTGGACGATGCGATCCGCAGAAATGAAACAGCCGAAGGTGGCACGCGCAAGCGCCTCGCTCCCGCTCAACATGGCGCACCACCGTTGCCGTTCGTCCCCCGCCACCTCAAGATAGTCGAGCGCCTCTCCGTCACGAATCGTCGCCGCGCGAGTTCCAATCAGGATATCGCCGATGGCGGCCTGCGTCAGCGCGCAGGCGAATCCGCTCGAGAGGGCCAAGGCGAATGTCTGTTGCGACAGGACCTCCCGCGCGGCGGCATGCGCCTTCTGCGGACCCACCCCGGTCTGAATCACCCAGCACTCCCCCACGCCCGCCGACGCGCAATACCGCGGTCGCCCCTGCACCCTGTCCATGCGACCGCCGGGAACGGCGGCCCGCACTGCGGCAAACTCCCAGACCGTGGCGACGAATATCACAATGCGGATGAGGACCAGAGGAGCGACAGGAGAAGAAACCGGCACCGTCGTGAGAACGTGCGCGTCCGTCAACGATCAAACCGATAGCATCCGGAAGACTCGACGTGCTCCCGAAGCTCTTCGGCTCGCATGCGTCCCCGTGACCGGAGATTGCGATACATCGCGAGCGCCCACAGAGGGAAATACTGACAGTACCAGTGGTAGCGAAGATAGAACACGCGCGGGAATCCCGTGCCGGTATGCATGACTTCTTCCCAGGAGCCGTCCTTGAGCTGATGCCTGAGCAGATACTGCACGCCACGGGCGATGCTCAACGATTCCGTCACCCCGGCGGACATCAACGCCATCAAGGCCCAGGCTGTTTGCGAAGGGGTGCTCTGGCCTTTGCCGCTATGCGCGTCCTCCGCATAGGAGAGACAGGCCTCACCCCATCCGCCATCGGGATTCTGCTTGGACTCAAGCCAGGACACGGCCCGGCGAATGTAGGGAGACGAGACGTCTTCTCCGATCGCGCGAAGGCCCGCCAGCACCGACCACGTGCCGTAAATGTAATTCACGCCCCAGCGGCCATACCAACTCCCGTCCGCCTCCTGTTGCTTCTTGAGAAACGCCAGCGCCGGCTGCACCGCCGGATGGGACCGGTCGTAACCTAAGGCGCCCAGCATTTCTAGACAGCGCCCGGCGAGATCCGCCGTGCTCGGATCGAGTAACGCCTTATGGTCCGCGAACGGGATGTAGTTAAAGACAACCCGATTATTATCCTTGTCGTACGCGCCCCACCCGCCGTCGGAACTCTGCATGGCCAGCACCCATTGCATCCCACGGCGAATGGATTCCCGCAGGTCGGCCGGCTCCGGCATCTTGAGCTTCGCGAGCGCCATCAACACGACGGCCGAGTCGTCCACATCGGGATATAGCTCGTTTTCAAATTGGAAATACCACCCGCCCGGCTCGGCCTGCGGTGAAGAAATCGTCCAATCACCGACCGTTTTCGTCTGCCGGGACATAAGATAGCCACCCGCCTTCACCAGCGCCGGATGGTCTTGCGGCATGCCCGCTTCGATCAACGCATTCATGAGCAAGGCCGTATCCCAAATCGGAGAATGGCAGGGCTGCAGATGTAAGGTCGGGACACGCTGGCCATCCACCGTCGCGGTTTCGTGCACTTCCAGATCTTCAATCTCGCGAAGGGCTTTCTGCACCAGCGGGTCATCCATCTCATAGCCTAAGCACCGGAGCGCCAGCACGGAATTCGCCATCGCCGGATAAATCGCGCCCAGCCCGCCCTTCCCTTTGAGGTGATCCAACATCCACGTGGCAGCCTTGTGCATCGCCTTCTCGCGCAACCACAGGAGGGGCATCCGGTCATAGAGCTTGAGCACCGCATCGAGCATGACGAAGAAATTATGCGGCGTGAACCAGGCTTGATCTTTGTTGAAGGGCGGATACTTCCAGTACGGCACCTGCCCGCGTGGAACGAGATACAGCTCCTCGATACCCTGCTCTCGCGGAATCCGGCACACCGGTTGATGCGCAAACACGATCAGCAACGGAATGAGCACGGCGCGGGACCAATAGGAAATTGCGTAGA includes:
- a CDS encoding BamA/TamA family outer membrane protein, which translates into the protein MSSLRRLVSLIVCLWAGTAAVCLVSAWADTQVIPVPSVSTTRNDGNDLGLIMPILITDPDGELKYLMAPMVIRNSIVGTRGAFNFFQYEPGGRQIQFIGSFTEKIERKLVFNYLDPAFSNGRYFLQFGGSFFKNATSRFFGPGQDSIEGNETNYTAREIRANWRFGVYMNEVTQIALAQRVRDVQLQRGATNLPFTGERFGDVDGVKGQSTIVGHRVSFHYDTRNNLVTPTDGMAVTAYAELNQNVRNGEHPVYSRYELDIKKLFPSESKRAILVVRANLQATIGTQVPFFEQSSLGGQNNLRGFGVDRYIDKHLISVSIEERIHIARTRLAGVMADFELAPFLDTGQVFGNFKDVSVKDYRMTPGLGIRGIVRPNVVGRLDYGFSREGGAIFAGLDFPY
- a CDS encoding ATP-binding cassette domain-containing protein — translated: MGLFSDVDLVVSMLKLVGVKKTLGTQPVLRGVDLTIPAGKLTTIIGRSGEGKSVLLKHMIGLLQPDEGQVWVGDVDISRLRGQPLNEVRKRFSMLFQGAALFDSMSVFENVAFPLKEKLRMKGPEVAARVNEMLEQVGLAGMGHKFPAELSGGMRKRAGLARALVMRPEIVLFDEPTTGLDPLMAKAIHELITATQRTFGFTAVMVSHEIPEIFFLSDYVAILKQGRIAVMAPPAEFIRTTDPEIQEFISVGGPVVLSGAAASS
- a CDS encoding DUF3187 family protein produces the protein MSWGQILFAILFASIALTGGVSPQLVLAEGFGPFPVRNFQPVYQLVLGMPGDRAAVLKPGSLDLRIELANTANIFSDATPQTSVTMKFESIRSGLFLRYGVTERLEMAVEVPIVNRYRGIMDGMISAVERATTGLAPDRRALKGTGYAYQVTSGGRTVVNAREGVVGLGDASVMGKYQVLTETSSSPALSLRAAVKLPTGDESHLLGSGSPDYGFGLALEKHVAKDWMVYANLNGVIPTGHIAGFGLQPVVSALVAVEYLWSENFSIVGHFDYFSSPLYGTGTHVFDKGVTEGVLGFSYRLRPQLLWQVYAVENLDFIVGSAADFTLSTVVTFQFGS
- the mlaD gene encoding outer membrane lipid asymmetry maintenance protein MlaD, which codes for MENTKLELVVGAFVLVGILCLGYLSIKLGKLEVIGGDLYEVTALFNTATGLKSGATIEIAGVEVGRVRGIALKEDRAIVTLAVGNGVKLYTDTIASIKTRGIIGEKFLALSPGGGGDPLKPGDTIRDTESGLDLEELVSQYVHGKVN
- a CDS encoding MlaE family lipid ABC transporter permease subunit, translating into MTMLEAIGRLVLKYVREMGRMLIFLVSSFGWLVRPPFRFIQFVKQLHFIGYKSTFVVVLTAGFTGMVLALQGYYTLRKFGSEGLLGSAVALSMIRELGPVLAALMVTARAGSAMTAEIGIMRITEQIDALDTMAINPLQYLIAPKVVGGLIGVPLLVALFDVVGIYGGYLVGVDLLGVNAGSYWTSIESAVEWKDVYGGILKSISFGLIISWVCCYKGFYTRMSAEGLGSATTEAVVLSSVVILVWDYFLTSILL
- a CDS encoding ABC transporter substrate-binding protein yields the protein MVTHNALGRAGSVMRPVGRLAAVGLVGICLSLGVELSQALAGPPTDSMKGTIDEVLRIIRDKDLKQTAKAEERRSLLEKVVAERFDYQEMSRRALGAPWNQLSDQDKQEFVSLFQTLLTSSYAEKVESYSGEGVQYLNERTEKDYAEVRTKILSGKTEIPLDYRLINRGTDWRVYDVVVDGVSLVNNYRGQFTKILRASSYPDLVDQLRKKSDKLKSP
- the shc gene encoding squalene--hopene cyclase; translation: MKLFRTLFDRISSSWLATIPGKYNPAVEYAQTPPLRLVSDKVAPSAATDSSRRPSAHTVSQPDAIDDAIRRSQSWFLSKQDPAEGFWVAELEADTTLTSEYLMLRRFLDCVDPVKEERAVRYLKSMQLPDGGWPIYYGGPAEISASVKAYFALKLSGIPASDPCLLRARECIMTMGGVVQANVFTKIALALFDQYDWEGVPHMPVEIMLLPKRFYFSIYAISYWSRAVLIPLLIVFAHQPVCRIPREQGIEELYLVPRGQVPYWKYPPFNKDQAWFTPHNFFVMLDAVLKLYDRMPLLWLREKAMHKAATWMLDHLKGKGGLGAIYPAMANSVLALRCLGYEMDDPLVQKALREIEDLEVHETATVDGQRVPTLHLQPCHSPIWDTALLMNALIEAGMPQDHPALVKAGGYLMSRQTKTVGDWTISSPQAEPGGWYFQFENELYPDVDDSAVVLMALAKLKMPEPADLRESIRRGMQWVLAMQSSDGGWGAYDKDNNRVVFNYIPFADHKALLDPSTADLAGRCLEMLGALGYDRSHPAVQPALAFLKKQQEADGSWYGRWGVNYIYGTWSVLAGLRAIGEDVSSPYIRRAVSWLESKQNPDGGWGEACLSYAEDAHSGKGQSTPSQTAWALMALMSAGVTESLSIARGVQYLLRHQLKDGSWEEVMHTGTGFPRVFYLRYHWYCQYFPLWALAMYRNLRSRGRMRAEELREHVESSGCYRFDR